The Macaca thibetana thibetana isolate TM-01 chromosome 11, ASM2454274v1, whole genome shotgun sequence genome window below encodes:
- the LOC126931576 gene encoding uncharacterized protein LOC126931576, translated as MPARSLLHPPIPGRGPFPPTARRPLPPARLACRWSGVRGARLPGSCGEGHPGVPLAAGLAGAQPGTPTPTFQGEKCRCFPGSSRLFSTRDNSSGARGDALHPPRARVQSPAECSSARAFSHPPGAASRRPSLLRRNPRGQGAPSPKPAEGVSLDKDLLALPGCVQRRHQLFNLPPISSPALTKSTRHLVNFHCCVRNYQEFDTSK; from the exons ATGCCCGCTCGCTCTCTCCTCCACCCCCCAATCCCGGGACGCGGGCCGTTTCCCCCCACAGCCCGGCGCCCTCTGCCCCCGGCCCGCCTCGCGTGCAGGTGGAGCGGGGTTCGCGGCGCGCGGCTGCCCGGGAGTTGCGGAGAAGGGCACCCCGGGGTCCCACTTGCG GCGGGTTTAGCAGGTGCGCAGCCTGGAACCCCCACACCCACCTTCCAGGGAGAAAAGTGCCGCTGCTTCCCGGGAAGTTCCCGGCTTTTCAGCACCCGGGACAACAGCAGCGGTGCCCGGGGAGACGCTCTCCACCCGCCCCGTGCTCGCGTCCAGTCGCCGGCTGAGTGTTCTTCTGCCCGGGCTTTCTCTCACCCGCCCGGCGCCGCGTCCCGCAGACCCAGCCTCCTACGGAGGAACCCGCGGGGACAGGGAGCACCTTcaccaaagccagcagaaggggTCTCCCTGGACAAGGACCTGCTCGCCCTGCCCGGGTGTGTTCAGAGGCGCCACCAGCTCTTTAACTTACCGCCCATTTCTTCGCCCGCACTTACGAAAAGTACCAG GCACCTTGTAAATTTCCATTGCTGTGTTAGAAATTACCAGGAATTTGACACATCcaaatag